The window CCGCGGCCCGCGCCACCCAGGGCCACATCGAGCGGGCCCGCCGCCTGGCCACCGACCCCGCCGCACGCGAACGCCGGGCCACCGTCCTGAAGCTCCCCCTGCGCGTGGACGAGATTGGCGGCTGCCTCAGAGCCGCCCAGGAACTCGTCGACGCGGCGGCCGACGACGCCAAGGCGCTCGCGGAGGAGATGGACGCCAAGGAGGCCGAGGAGCTGAAGACGGCGCTCGGCGCGACCCAGGGCGGCCGGCTGCCCCGAGGCACGGCAGGCGTGATGAAGGACCTGGAGGACAAGCAGAAGCGCCGCCGCACCCGCACCCAGCGCGACAGCCTCGACCTCGCCCTGACCGACCTCACCGGCCTCTACCGCGACGTCCTGGCCCTCCAGCTCGGCTCCCGCGTCGCCATCGCCAACGCGGACGTCGAGGACACCCTGGAGCGCCTCGCCCGCGACGGCTCGCCCGAGTCCACCCTGCGCCGCATAGAGGCGATCGCGGCCTGCCGCGACGCCCTCGACCGCAACGTGGCCCCGCTGCTGGCGGTGGAGGCGATGACGATGGCCCTCAGAGCGGGCTGACGAGGCCCGGGCACCGAGACATCGGCGTCACTCGTACGGGCAACGCTCCGCACGTAACGCACTCATTCGATCGCGGAGAGTTACGCTCGCTGGATGCACATCAGGCGCGCCCTCCGTCCGAACAGCAGCAGAGGCCCTCGGCCCCGAACCTCCCTCCGCGCGGTACGCGCGGGCGGCACCCTCCTGGCGGCCGCCGCCCTGCTGGTCTCGGCCTGCACCCCAGGCACCACGCAGCGCCGGACCGAACCCGCGGCGGTCGCGGCGCTGGCCGCGCTGCCGCGGGCCACGCCGTCGGCCTTGTCGTCGTACTACGGGCAGAAGCCGTCCTGGCGCGGCTGCGGGGTGGCCGGCTTCGAGTGCGCCACGGTCAAGGCGCCGCTCGACTACGAGCGGCCCACCGCCGGTGACGTCCGGCTGGCCGTGGCCCGCAAGAAGGCGTCCGGCCCGGGCAAGCGGCTCGGTTCGCTCCTGATGAACCCGGGCGGGCCGGGCGGCTCGGCCATCGCATATCTCCAGCACTACGCGGGTATCGGCTACCCGGAGGAGGTCCGCGCCCGCTACGACCTGGTCGCGATGGACCCGCGCGGGGTCTCCCGCAGCGACTCCGTGCAGTGTCTCGACGACCGGGACATGGACACGTACACGCAGACCGACTTCACGCCCGACGACCGCAAGGAGACCGACGCGCTGGTCGCCGCGTACCGCAAGTTCGCGGAGGGCTGCGGCGCGCACGCCGCCCGGCTGCTGCGGCACGTCTCCACCGTGGAGGCGGCGCGCGACATGGACATCCTGCGCGCGGTGCTGGGCGACGGAAAGCTGAACTACGTCGGTGCCTCGTACGGGACGTTCCTCGGGGCGACGTACGCCGGCCTGTTCCCGCAACGCGTCGGCCGCCTGGTCCTGGACGGTGCCATGGACCCGTCGCTGTCGGCTCGCCGGATGAACCTGGACCAGGCGGCGGGCTTCGACGGGGCCTTCCAGTCGTTCGCGAAGGACTGCGTACGGCAGAGCGACTGCAACCTCGGCGGCCCCGGCGCGACGCCGAAGCAGGTCGGCGACCAGCTCGCCACCTTCTTCCGCAAACTCGACGCCCACCCGATCCCCGCCGGTGACGCCGGCGGCCGCAGCCTCGGCGAATCCCTCGGCACCATCGGGGTGATCGCGGCGATGTACGACCAGGCGGCCTGGCCGCAACTGCGCGCGGCGCTGACGTCGGCGATGAAGCAGAACGACGGCGCCGCGCTGCTGGCCCTCGCCGACAGCTACTACGAGCGCGACTCCAGCGGCCACTACACCAACCTGATGTACGCCAACGCCGCCGTGAACTGCCTGGACCTGCCGGCCCCCTTCGCGGACCCCGAGCAGGTGGAGGAAGCCCTCCCCGCCTTCGAGAAGGCCTCCCCGGTCTTCGGCCGCGGCCTCGCCTGGAACACGCTGAACTGCGCGTACTGGCCGGTGAAGCCCACCGGCCAGTCCCATCGCATCGAGGCCAGGGGCGCCGCCCCCATCGTGGTGGTCGGCACCACCCGCGACCCGGCGACCCCCTACCGCTGGGCCCAGGGCCTGTCCCGTCAGCTCGTCTCGGCCCGTCTGCTGACCTTCGACGGCGACGGCCACACCGCCTACCGCCGCGGCAGCGGCTGCATCGACTCCGCGATCAACACCTATCTCCTCCAGGGGACCCCTCCGGCGAACGGCAAACGCTGCTCGTAACCACGGCCCCGCCCCGGGCGCCCCGGCCCCCGGGGCGCCCGAGGGCGTGTGCGAAGCACCCCCGGATACTGTGTAGACTTACCGACGTTGCCAATCGCACCATGGTGCCGGCAGCACGCCGCTTTAGCTCAGATGGCCAGAGCAACGCACTCGTAATGCGTAGGTCTCGGGTTCGAATCCCGAAAGCGGCTCCATTCGAAGCCCAGCTCAGACAGTGTCTGAGCTGGGCTTTTTCGTTCAGCGGAGACGACGGCGCCGCCGCGAGCGGGCCGCGCGGGTGTCGGCGGTCTCAGTTCTGGTCTCAGTGGGGCCCGGATGGGGGTCCGGGGGAGCGGGTACGAAGAACTCGCCCATGCGCCGCATCGCGTCCTTCGACAGGTGAGATCTGCCCTTCACGTAGCGGCGGGTCTGGCTGATCTGGGTGTGCCGCAGAATCTCCATGATCGTGGGCATGTCGACGCCCAGTTCGTTCAGGATCGTGCCGGCCGTGTGGCGGCTCCCGTCATAGAGGCGGCGGTCGTCGATGCCTGCCTCAGCGAGCAGCTCCTTGAATTCCTCGTAGTCCTGTCGTGGGTCGAGAGGGCGCCCGTCCGGGCGTGAGAACACCACGTGGTGTTCCTCCCACAGCTCCTCGGCCGCGGCTCGCATCTCCTCTGGCTGTGCCTTGTGATCGCGCAGGAACGGGATGAAGACGGGCGGGACCGGGACGGCGTTCCGGCTTTTCTTGGTCTTGGGCCGGGTGAAGGTGAGTCCCCCCTCCTTGCGCTGTGGGCAGGCGCTCGCGTGCCTGGCGCAAGTCTTGGGGCAGGGCTTCGGACAACCCCGCTTGTAGTTTCGGTGCGTGGTGCAGTCGGGCGGGCACGGCTCGAAGCGGTGGAGACGGGCGCCACAGGCTCGCGGGGCGTCGCAGCCGTGGCGCCACGTGAGGCGCTGGAGCTGCCACTCCGGGCGAAACAGCTCCGCCTCCAGGTCGACGTACGGCCACCGCAGACCGAGCGTCTCGCCCTGCCGGAACCCCATGCCGACACCCACGATCCACCGCATGAAGGTGGGGCGTTTCGCCGCCGCTTCGAGGAACGCCTTCGCCTCTTCCTTGGTGAAGGGGTTCGCCTCGGTCTCGTCGATGCTCGGCGGGTCCACGAGCGTGGCGATGTTCTCGCCGACGATGCGCCGGCGGTGGGCAATCTTCAGCGCGCGCGACAGGATGCGGTGAACCTTCACCACGTGGGAGGGGGCGTGCCCGGCATCGAGCAACGCTCGGTACATCCGCTCCAGGTGCTCCGGCTGCAGCTTGTCGATGCGGTGCTTGCCGACGCCCGGGACGATGTCGTTGCGGGTCTTGGACTTCGGCTTTGGCTTCGGCTTCGGTGGGAGTGTCGCAGGTTTCGGTGAGGTGGACCTTGTAGCCGAGCCAGAACAGATCGTCGCCCTTGGCCGCCCACCGCGCATCAGGGTCGTAGGGAGAGGCCAGGCGGAGATGGCCTGGCGGGACGCCCTCCTTGTCGGCTTCCCGCTTCACGATCACCTCCCGTCCCCGCGCGTCAGTGGATACGTAGTAGGTCTGCACGAGCATCCTGCGCAGGAACGCGACCGGCTCGATCTCCCGCAGCCATCCCGGCGCCCCGGGTGCCCAGACCGCCCGGCAGAGCGCCAGCGCGTCCTGCCCGAACACCACGGCCAGCCGGTCCCGCTTCGACTTCGACGACGGCATCGTCCACCCGTTGACGCGTTCCTCGTAGCGGTGCGCGAGCTCGGGAACGTCCACCGCGTCGGCCAGCCAGCCCGGAGCCGCGACCGCAAGCGCCTCCAAGGCTGCCCGTACGCTCTCACCCGCGAGTTCGGTTCGGTTCAGGTCATGGACCGCGCTGATCACATGGGTGGAGTCGGTGCGCTGCTTGCCACCGGCCCCGACCAGGCCCTGCTCGCGGCAGACGTCCACGAGCCGGTCGAACACCACCCGCTCCATGCCGTGCTCCACGAGCCGGGTCCTGAAGCGGGACAGCACGGTCGCGTCGAAACCGGTATCGGTCAGTTCCGCGCCGATCGCGTACTTCCAGTCGATCGCGCGGACTGCCATCGCAGCGGCCTGCCGGTCGGTCAGGTTCTCCGCGAACTGCAGCACCGTGACCAGCGATAACACCGCCGGCGGCAGGCCCGGCGCTCCACGGCGTCCGAACGCCCCGGTGAACGGCTCGTCCGCGAACACCTCGCCCAGCCGATCCCGCGCCCGCATCGCCAGTGTCCCGTGAGGGAACGCCGCCCGAGCGACAGCCACGGTCTGTGCCGGGATCTCTGGCAGCCCCTTCGGCTGCAACGACATCTGCTCCACCCCCTGCGGCCCACGACGCGACCAGGGCCACAGAAGCGATCATGCCGCACCCGCGACGCTCACTCAGTCGAATTACGCAGCAGAGTCACGGGCAGCCAGGCGACGGCCAGCCACGCGGCGGCGCCGTGCTCGACGGTCAGTGCGTGCGCGACCAGGACACCGGTCGCGATGAGGCCGAACGACCAGCCGACACCGGTCACGGTGCCGTTGTGGTCGCCCTGCGCGGCCAGACGACGCTCATAGGCGAGGGTGGCCAGCCATCCGCCGTCGATGCCGAGACCGACGACCAGGGCGACCGGCCACGGCACCGCCGTGCCCAGCCACATCACGACCACGGCCAGGGTGAGCACCATGGACACCGCCGTCATGGCGACGGCGGGCAGAACGGTCTTGGCCTTCATGCCCTGCCTCCGATCGTGAGCAGGGCGGCGAGGATGAGCAGGGCCCCGCCGGTGTAGGTGAGGTCGACCGCGCGGCGCAGGCAGGTGAACTTGGCGACGGCCAGCCGCGACAGGCCGGCGACGTCCGCCGCGAGGTCCCCGCCGTTGACGGTGGTGGTGATCTCGTCGGGGGTGAGGGTGGCCCACAGCGGGAAGCCGTGCCGGCCGCCCAGGTTCGGGCGCACCGAACGCAGCAGCATCCCCGCCGCGGCGACCAGCACCGCCAGGCCACCCCCGCCGACGATGGCGGCCGACAGGGTCAGGGGGAGGTCGCGGGCGACCGTCCAGGCGCCGGCCAGCACCGCGCCGACGAACGCCAAAAGCAGCCCGGTCTTGCTGTCGGTCCGCGCGATCTCCGCCTTCACCTCGGCGTGCGCCGCGGTCAGGTTCCGGCCGGTGTCGCTCACGCGGCACCCCCGGGCACCATCGAGCCGGCCGTGCGGTTGAGCAGGGCCACGCGGGCGGAGAGCGCCCGGCGGCGGGCGCGGCGGATGCGGCGGGCGTCCAGCTCGGTGGGCGTGCGGTCCAACGTGACGATCCGCGCGTCCAGCAGGTCGACGTCCGCCAGGATCACGGGCATCTCCAACTCGATCGCGTCCAGCTCCGCGGCCGTCGGCTCCATGAAGTCGGCGAACGCGGTAACAGCGTCCTGAACAGTGACGATGTGACTCATCGGGTCGTGTTCCTCTCGCATAGGAACGGCCCGAACAGCGGCCCCGGTGTTCCCGCACCGGGGCCGCGCGCCGTTGAAGTCGGAACATCCGGCTCCCCTCAGCGCTGCTCGTACGAGACGAGCAGCGGAGGCAACCGGCCGCAGCGGTGCTGCGGAGATTGAGTCGCGCTGTACCTCACACGGGGAACCCGTGTGGCCGCCCACTTGGCCGAGGAGGGGCGGCGTGATCCCCATTCAGTTGTCAAGGAACTTGTGCTTCCTTCGCACTCACCCCGCCTGAGCTGGGGCTTTCCTCCGGGCACGCCCTGTACAGCTGAACCGTACGTGACAGCCTATCCACCTTGTCTGGAGGAGTGTCGCAGCAAGAGACTGCATGAGTCCTGCTTGGAGAGTCAAGCCCCCTGGTCTAACTTGTACGGAGGAGTCGGAGCAGAGGGGATGCCTTGGCAGTGCGACGCGGTATGACGAAGGCGCAGGAAATCGCCTATGACCTGCGCGAACAGATCCAGTCCGGCCGGCTGGCACCGGGTGAGGCCCTGCCTAGCGAATCCAGGATGATGAGTCAGTACGGCTACAGCCGTGAGACCGTCCGCGCCGGCGTCCGCCTCTTGATTGAGGAAGGCTTGGTAGTCACCGGCCAGGGGCAAGGGAAGTACGTCCGCGAGGACTACCCCCCTGTCGTCTGGAACTGGACGACGCTCGAAAGTCGGAGCCGCCACGCGAATGCCGTGGAAGGGCGGACCGCCGGCGACCAGTGGGCGAGCGCAATCGCGGAGAACGGAAACGCTCCCCGCCAAGAGATCTCGGTCTCCATCGTTGTGCCCCCGCCTCACGTCCGGGAGCGTCTTGGGCTCCCGGCAGACGGATTGGCTGTGGCGCGCAAGCGCATCCGGTTCATAGACAACCGGCCCTATGCACTCGCCGACTCGTACTTCCCTCAAGAACTCGTGGTCGGCACACCCTTGATGGAGCCGCGAGACGTCTCAGCGCCTGGCAGCATCCTGGCGTCTGTGGGACTCGTGCAAGCCAAGTTCGTGGACGAAATCTCAGTCCGTATGCCGACTCACCAGGAAGCGGAGCAACTTGGCCTTCCCGCAGCCACTCCAGTCGCAGAGCACACCCGAACGGGCTATGACGCGGACGACCGCCCCCTCCGCTGCATGGTCACCATCCTTCCCGGAGACAGGCACAAGATCCTCTATGAAGTCAGTACGGACTGAGTACCTCCGCCCCGCAGCGGCGCAGGACGTACCCGCCCTCTTGGCCCTACGTGCAGAGGCCGAAGGGTGGCTGCGTACCAAGGGAACCGACCAGTGGAGCGACCGAGAGACCGGCGAGCGCGCTATCTCGAAGTGGCGCGCGAGCATAGACGAGGGGCGGGCATGGGTCGTCGTTGGCAAGGGTGACGAGGTACTCGCCACCGTCAGCCGTGGCCCTGTCGACCGGGACTTCTGGACCGATGCCGATCGTCCCGAAACAGCGCTGTACCTCTACAAGCTGATCGTTGCCCGAGAAGCGTCCGGCCGGCAGCTCGGAACACGGGTCATCGACTGGATGTCCCGGCTCGCCGCCCCTGGAAGGACGAACCTGGGTCCGCATCGACACGTGGCGCACGAACACCGGGCTGCACGCCTACTACGAACGGTTGGGGTTCCAACACGTACGCACCGAGGCACCGTCCCACAGGCGCTCGGGATGGCTCGCTCAACGCCAGGCCGGTGAGGTGGCCCTGCCGCATGACCTCTTGCCTATTGGGCCCCGCGAGGGGTGCCACGGGGATGGGACAACGCTCCTCGAAGTGCCGCATCAGAGGGCGGACGCAGAGGCCAACGGCCCGCGCCGACCTCGCAGAGGAACGCAATGAAACCTCAAGATCAAGACCAAGCCGAGTAAAAGGCTAAATGCAGCAACAAGGTAAAGCGGTGATCTACTGGAAGAAAAGGTGTAGCCAATCAATTCACGCCAAAACGCAGCACGTCTTTGGTGACCCTTTACAAACGGCCCGCAATGGCAAATGATCTTCCTTGAAGCCAACACGCAAGGAACACAACAAGGGGAGATCATGAGTAGAGCAGCAAAACTTCTCGCATCGGCTGCCGTGGTCGGCATGGCTGCGACGGGGGCTCTGTCCACGGCGGGCTCGGCCGCCGCCACCTCACAGCCGCAAGTGCACGTCGCCACCTACAAGTCCACCGAAAAGGCCCCGCCCGAGTTTCTGCGCGGACCGAACGGCGAGGTTCCCACCGAGTGGGGCGTGGCCACCTTCCCGACGGATGTCGAATTCGACTCCGACGACATGATCACCACGAAGGAGAGCAAGGGGGGCGGAACCTGGAACTACGGGACCGTCCTCGACGGCATCTACAAGGGGTGCTACTCCAACTACATCCACCCCACCAAGCAGCACTCGGCCTCGGTGTCCATAGGGAATGCGACCGACAAGGTCATTAAGAACGCCGACATCTGGGCGAATGCGTACGCGACTTCGGGTGCCGCGCACACGTGCAACGCCTACTGGAACACGTACTGATCTCGCCGGTCTAACCACGGCCTGACCAGCTGAAGCACCGGCCGCCCTAGACCTGCGGCCGGTGCTTCATTCCCTTATAATCTCACATCTTCGAGTGGTCGAGCCACCCACTCGTTCCCACCATCTCTCGCGAGGTTGTCCCAGTATGCGCACGCTGCCACTTGTGTCGTTAGCCATCGTCACGGGCGCCGCCGTGGGAATCGGCGGCCCCCTCCTCGACGCATCGGCTAGCCCATCGGCAAGCGCGCTTGGGGCAGTCCTGGTAGCCGGCTGGTGTTACGCAGCTATCTCCTTTTGCCTCGGCATGGCAAGCACATCCAGGTTGAAGGCCGCCACCGTCGGCACGGCTACATTGCTCATCGCTGTGGTCTCCTATTACTCACTCAAGGCCGCGCAGGGCGATTTCAGGACAGTCGATCTCTCTGAGACCAGCGGCAGAGAGTTCTTCTCATGGGGCGAATTCGCCAGCATGACGTTGTATTGGTGCGTCGTAGGCCTAATCTTGGGACCGCTTCTCGGCGTGGCGGGTTGGATGGCACGCCAAGGCACGATTCGCCTCCCATTTCAACTCCTCGTCCCAGTTATCGCACTTGCCGAGACAATGATGCGGTTGCAAGTCGAAGCGTCCAGGGCCTCATCTCCAGCGGTATGGGCCTGGGAGTCTGTTCGCGCGACGTCGATAGCACTGATCGTGCTCCTCATCGGCGTGGCGGCATGGAAAAAGCACAATCGTCGTTCGCCCGCGTAGCTCGATGGCTGAGTGACCCCATGCGTGAAGGTGGCCGAGGCCAAGCGCCTCGGACTACTGGTCTCGGACGGAAGGGGAAACGAGGGGCCCCGGACGCCATCAGGCGTCGAGGGCCCTGTGGCGTTACCGGTCGGCGGTGGCGGCGAGCGCGCAACGCGGGCACGCCGTGCTGTACAACAGTCCCCGCGACTGACCATGACCGACGGCAACTCCAGAGACGCGGAAGGCCACGTAGGCGACTGCTGACCGCGCCGAGAGCTCCACTGCCGGTCGCAGCGTCGCCGTTCTGGACGAGGTGCGGACGGTGAGGGGCTGTGTCTCTGGATGGCGTTGCGTCTCCGCAGGTCACCGCAGGTGTAGGGATGCGAACCTGTGCGGACTGTAAATCTGCCGGCTCGCCCTGCGGGGCCGTCTGTGGGCCGTCGAAGGGCGGCCCAACGACGACCCCTCGGCTACTGGTCTGTACTGGGCTGGCCTTGATCGCGCGAGGTCGCTCCCGCCCCGCGCCTCTTCCTCCGCAACAAGCAGGACGGGTAGCACGAGTAGCGCAGCCGAGTTCACAGCGTACGAGCTGCGCAAGCACGCGCCGGTAGGGGACTGTCGGCCTCGTCAGGTAGTTGTTTGAAAATGGCGACCGGACGAGCGGTGCCGCGACCGGCATCCCCACGGCGCGGTGTTCTTGGCGGTCGAGGCCGTGCGGGCTCCCTTACGCTTTCGCCATCGCAGACCTAGGGGGGTACGTGAGCACCGAAAATGAAGCACCGCGAAGACCGCGGCGACACCTCGTGCTCGTCGGGGCACTCATCGCCGTGCTTGCCGCGCAGTCCACCGCGCTCATCGTCCAGCAGACGCAGATCAGCGCCCTGCAAAACCAGCACAGCAAGCCGGGCCCCGCGGGGGCATCGGGCCCTCCCGGCCCCTCCGGTCCCCCCGGTCCGATAGGCCTGCCCGGACCGGCTGGCAAGGACGGGCAAGACGCCGTCGGCACCGCAGCCATTCCTACGCGGGACAGCAACGACCACGTGCAGTTCACCCAGACCGAAGCCCGCGCCCACTGTGAGACCGTCGCCACCGAGGCTCACCCCGGCAACTCCTCCACCGGCGACTACGCAGCCGACACTCTTACAGACGCGTACTCCGCCACCATGCACGAGAGGACGTTCCAGCAGTGCATGACCGAACTGGGATACCCGCAGTAGAGAGGACAGCGCTCCCTCAACGAAGCCAGTTGAGAATCACTCTCGGTCACAGCATTAGGCAGCTCGTCCGGGGGACTCCGTGGTCTCAATCGTGGTCTCAACCGGTATCGATTCCGGTCACGTCCGCTGTCGTCCGCCAGAGTCGGAAGTTGCCCCTGAGCAGGTGCGATGCCTGCTTCAGGGACTCCCGGGGACGCCCTCGGACCAAGATCGGACAACTCGTAATGCGTAGGTCTCGGGTTCGAATCCCGAAAGCGGCTCCATCCCAAACCCAGCTCAGACAGTGTCTGAGCTGGGTTTTTTCGTTCACCGGCAGTACTGCCAGGACTACCGCGCAGCCGCGTGGGCCCCAGCGTGCCGGCTTGGAAGGGGGCCTTGGACCAGTCCGAGGGGGCGTGCCCGACCGGCCGGGGACAGTGCGCGTCGGCGGACCCGGTCGAGTTCGCCGCCGCGGGCGGCAGGCGTACTTTTGGAATCAGGCAAGGGTGACTCCCTGATTGGAACGTCCGGGCGACATCTCCGGGCGGCCCAGGGGTTCAGGGCCAAGGCCTGGACCGCCGGATCCAAGCGGGGTGCGTACTCACACGGCAGGCGCGGAGGGGTCATGGCCGAGCTCGGTAAGGCGGGCAACCCGCCGAACCCTGCCGCGGTGCTGCACGAGCCCGCACGGCTGGCCGCGGTGGACGCCGTCCGCGCGGTCGACGCACTGACCGCGGACACCTTCGCCCGGTCCGTGGACCTGGCCGTGCGGCTGCTGGACACCCGTATGGCCCTGATCAGCCTGGCCGGGGCGGACCAGCAGTACCTTCGGGGCGACAACGGCAGGGTCGTACCGTGGCACGGGGACCAGGAACGGGTCGACTGGTGTTTCTGTTCCGAGGTGGTGGTCTCGGGCCGGCCGCTGGCCATCGACGACATCCGCTGCGACTCCGCGCACCGGGCCGACCGCGCGGTCGCCGCCACGGGCATGCGCGCCTACCTGGGTGTACCGCTGCTCCTCGAGGAACTGCCGATCGGCGTGCTGTACGTGATCGACACCATGCCCCGGCTGTGGGACCCGGACCAGCAGCACGCCCTGGAGCAACTGGGTGCCTCGGTGATGAGCGAGATCCGGTTGCGGCTGGACGCGGCCGAGCACAGCCGGCTCTACGCGCGGGCCGCGGCCGCCGCCGTGCTCGAGCACAGACGATCACAGCAGTTGCAGGACCTGGCCCGGGCCAGTCTGCGGATCAATGCCGCGCCCTCACTGGACTACGCCCTCCAGACGGTCACCGAGGAGGCCAGGGCGCTGGTGGGTACGCACCAGTCGGTCACCAGCATGACCACGAACCTCCGCTGGGCCCAGGCGATCAACGCGGTCTCCCTGTCGGACAAGTACGGCGAGTACCGCTTCTTCGACGCGCCCCCGGTCGGAGAGGGGATCTACGTCCTGGTGTGCAGGGACAACCGGCCGATGCGGATGACCCAGGACGAGCTGGAGGCGCACCCCGCCTGGCGGGGCTTCGGCTCCTACGCCCCGGCCCATCCGCCGATGCGCGGCTGGCTGGCCGTCCCGCTGATCGGCACCGACGGCCGCAACCTCGGGCTGATCCAGCTCTCGGACAAGACGGACGGCGGCGACTTCACGGCCGACGACGAGGCGGTCCTCGTCCAGCTCGCCCAGCTGGCCTCGGCGAGCATAGAGAAGGCCGCGGCGCTGGAGAACCAGTACGAGATCGCGCGCACCCTGCAGAGCAGTCTGCTGCCGCAGCAGCTGCCCGAGCACTCGGCGGTGTCGGCCGCCTCCCGCTATCTGCCCGCCGCGGCCCGCGCCGGGGTGGGCGGGGACTGGTTCGACGTGATCGGGCTCTCCGGTGCCCGGGTCGCCATGGTGGTCGGGGACGTGGTCGGACACGGCATCCACGCCGCCGCGGCCATGGGCAGGCTGCGTACGGCCGTGCGCACCCTCGCCGATGTCGACCCCACTCCCGAGGAACTGCTCACCCGGCTGGACGACCTGGTGAACCGGCAGTCCGCGGAATCCGGCGCCGACGACGGGGCCGACCCGGCACACGGCGGCGCCGCCGATGTCGGGACCACCTGCCTGTACGCGGTGTACGACCCGGTGACCGGGCGGTGCGCGCTGGCCCGTGCCGGCCATCCGGCGCCGATCGTCGTGGCCCCGGACGGCAGCGCGGACTTCCTCGACCTGCCCTCCGGGCCGCCGCTCGGTGTCGGCGGTGTGCCGTTCGAGACGGCGGAGATCCAGGTGCCGGAGGGCAGCCTGCTCGCCTTCTACACCGACGGCCTGGTCGAGTCCCGGCAGCGCGACCTGGAGGCGGGTCTGGAGGAGCTGCGCCAGGCACTGACCGAGCCGTGCGACTCGCTGGAAGCCCTGTGCGACCACGTGGTCAAGACGCTGCTGCCCGAGCCCCCGGCCGACGACGCGGCACTGCTGCTGGTCCGGCCGCACAGCCTGGACGAGACGCACGTCGCCACCTGGGACATCGCCGCGGAACCGGCCGAAGTGGCCCGGATCCGCGCTCGCACCGCCCGCCTGCTGGCCTCCTGGGGCCTGGAGGAGATCGGCTTCGTGACCGAGCTGGTGGTGAGCGAGCTGGTCACCAACGCCATCCGCTACGGCCAGCCCCCCATACAGATGCGGCTCATTCACGACCGGACGATCATCTGCGAGGTCTCCGACGCCAGCAGTACCGCCCCGCATCTGCGCCAGGCCCGCATCTTCGACGAGGGCGGACGCGGCCTGATGCTGGTCGCCCAGCTCACCCAGCGCTGGGGCACCCGCCATGCGCGCAACGGCAAGACCATCTGGTGCGAGCTGGCCCTGCCGGTGGAGGGCGCGCCGGTGCAGGGTCTGTCCGTTGCAGGACTGGCGGGGCTGGACGGGCTGGATGGTCTGGAAGGGCTGTCCGTG of the Streptomyces sp. NBC_01788 genome contains:
- a CDS encoding SpoIIE family protein phosphatase, which translates into the protein MAELGKAGNPPNPAAVLHEPARLAAVDAVRAVDALTADTFARSVDLAVRLLDTRMALISLAGADQQYLRGDNGRVVPWHGDQERVDWCFCSEVVVSGRPLAIDDIRCDSAHRADRAVAATGMRAYLGVPLLLEELPIGVLYVIDTMPRLWDPDQQHALEQLGASVMSEIRLRLDAAEHSRLYARAAAAAVLEHRRSQQLQDLARASLRINAAPSLDYALQTVTEEARALVGTHQSVTSMTTNLRWAQAINAVSLSDKYGEYRFFDAPPVGEGIYVLVCRDNRPMRMTQDELEAHPAWRGFGSYAPAHPPMRGWLAVPLIGTDGRNLGLIQLSDKTDGGDFTADDEAVLVQLAQLASASIEKAAALENQYEIARTLQSSLLPQQLPEHSAVSAASRYLPAAARAGVGGDWFDVIGLSGARVAMVVGDVVGHGIHAAAAMGRLRTAVRTLADVDPTPEELLTRLDDLVNRQSAESGADDGADPAHGGAADVGTTCLYAVYDPVTGRCALARAGHPAPIVVAPDGSADFLDLPSGPPLGVGGVPFETAEIQVPEGSLLAFYTDGLVESRQRDLEAGLEELRQALTEPCDSLEALCDHVVKTLLPEPPADDAALLLVRPHSLDETHVATWDIAAEPAEVARIRARTARLLASWGLEEIGFVTELVVSELVTNAIRYGQPPIQMRLIHDRTIICEVSDASSTAPHLRQARIFDEGGRGLMLVAQLTQRWGTRHARNGKTIWCELALPVEGAPVQGLSVAGLAGLDGLDGLEGLSVDGLLPPDSEQ